DNA sequence from the Perca fluviatilis chromosome 4, GENO_Pfluv_1.0, whole genome shotgun sequence genome:
ataatcataatgtattatctgattatattttgttttaataatccCAATctctaaagtaactaaagctgacaaataaatgtagtgcagtaaaaagtacaatataagtaagtaagtaagtaaataagtataaagtagcataaaatggaattactcaagtaaagcacAAGTATCTccaaattgtacttaagtacagtatttgaATACTTATTTACTTTCTACAACTGTTATAATCTGCAttcagatggggggggggggaggggtgttgCAGTTGTGGGATGTGTCAGATGGTCGCTGACACACACTCCCACATCCATTCTCCTGCACGATCCAGAGTGTGTTCAGGACTGAGCAGAGCAGTGTGGAGGAGCCCATCTTCTCGCGGGGTCAATATCAcattctccacacacacacacacacacacacacacacacacacacacacacacacacacacacacacacacacacacacacacacacacacacacacacaaacacacacacacacacacacactgagtttGCCAATTAGCTAAATGAGACAAATTTTTCTCAGTGTTGATTTGCATTTTTAATGGTGAGCACATGGTTTTTATACACACTGGTCTGAAATagaaaatgttgcttttaaattaaacagaaaaaaaacatttatacacAATGGTCCACAGATCATGTCTAATTTttctttatgcttttatttatgttactcagtgtaatacagtatatactgtacataatatggcttgtatttattttttcttcatatcAAATTAAGCAGCCATGACTGTTAGGATCTTTATGTGTAATAACTGCACAGTAACTTCAGTAGCAAGTGTAGCTTACTTTTAATCACTTTGTTGATTTTATTCAAACTTTTTACACACTTTGTATAcatgaacaataaaaaaaaaaagatccctGTGGAAAAAATGTCATTCTATTTCTTGCGCTGCTTTCAATTTAGTATTTAAACATCAGCGTCTATGACActggtttagggttaggggttattATTTTTAGCTTGCTAGCCCAAAATGATTAGCATGTGCATTATCACATTCGCAAGTTCTGAGAATCTGCGGGAGAAAATACTGAAAGCACATTTCGCAGGaatttgttttcttcttaaaaatctGTACATCTGTTAATTTTAAATTTGCTTATTGGTGTAACCTTCCACAGCCTTCCACCTCTTAGCAAAATGAGCAATAAACCAGAATGAGGAAATGGTTTGGGAAATGGAGAGTCTTCTGAGTGGGGTCACTGGGGCTGTAAATTTCTCTCCCAGTGTGACAGAGCCTGCAGCCTCCAATGGCCTGGCCCGGCGTGGCTCTGCAGTGTGGATGGTTGTAAGGTGACGGAATGTACCCGCCCCCTACCCTTACTCAGCGCAACAACCCTCCACCtcccttccacacacacacacacacgcacacacacacacacacacacacacacacacacacacacacacacacacacacacacacacacacacacacacacacaaacacacacacacacacacacacacacccattatGAAACCCCAGCAGATGGCCAGGAGACAAAAGGGTGTGTGAGGGGTGAGAGGCCCCACCAACACTCCCTTTCCACCTTGTCCAACAAGAAGCAGGCAGTCTGTTGCCGTAGAGTTACAGCTGGAACCCACTGAAAGTTCTTTTTCTACCCCCCAACCCAACcctaatgcacacacacacacacacacacacacacacacacacacacacacacacacacacacacacacacacacacacacacacacacacttgccacGTGCCTCTCAATTAAGACAAAACGACAGCGCTTACTTGGTCCCTTGTTCATGCAGATGTAGCAATTTAGCCTCTATTCGTCACTTATAGCGAAATGTGCTCCTTTAATGCAGAGACATTAGCCTAAATGATTCCTGGTGTCCTTTATCAGGCGAGAGCTCCCATTTGGGGACCCACGGCAGGTAATTCTTCTTTTGACAGTGCAATTGAACTGGCCAGTGCTGAAGGGCTATTTGGCAAAGAGCCATTTAGTGTAAGTGCTCTCAAGGCCGACGAATGACACTTGTAGAGACAATGTCACCCCGACTGACACCATCAGTTGATTGTGTATTGAACAGAAAAGGAGGAGCCATGTCGGCCCCAGGCCAGAAATATGCAGCATTATTGGCAGGGTGAAGTCCAAGACGAGTGTCCGGGGAAAAACAGGCAGGCTCTGTCAATACAGGTGCCAAGGACAGCAAGGCATGGACTTGGACTGTAAGGCATTATACTTCCTTATTTCACTAAGGTGTACTGGTGATCATTGTTTACAGGCTGCAGCAGAGTACAGAAATACTATACTGTTATTTCAGATGTAAACTAACAACAGACAGTTGCCGTGTGCATGGAGTCACAGCGGTGCTGTGCTGAGAGTGaataggggaaacactggaatAGATATTTGCCGTTATTTTAAACGAACGGGAAACATTGATCTATTAAACTGCCAATTAGATTAATTTACTTTGGTGTCGGAACATAAAATACAGGATGAATCCAGACAGCTCACGCATGACTAAagcaacctttgaacgtacacacaaaacaagttccttcccgaggctattttgcagtggcaccatGGCTCCATCTGGCACCTAGCaccgattgtgattggtttaaagaaataccaataaaccagagcatgtttttcttccatcccggaatgctgtgtggactagccagaccgtcctccgcagagctgtgaagatctggcaatgcaagactagttgTTTGATGATGTTTTTCTCACAGCTCAGTGAGCTTAGAACCTGCTGCCAttctatttcataaatgtagtACCTTTGATGTTGGTTTTGTTAACATGAAAGCAGTCATTGTCCCCAAACTGTTTTTGGTATTATTACAGGTAACTGAGAGCTCATATTTTCAGCTCCTACATTGGAGTTGAATAGCTACTGTTCATGTTTAAAATTTAAGTTCAGCCATTTTGTCTGGTAGTTAAAGACATTAGATGTATGAAGTCACTGACTATATCAGAATTATACAAGGCAGATTAAGTTGTCACACTTCTGAAAGATttgcatttaaataaatgtccgTTTCTATTGCAGAATGAGGTAACATAATAGTGATTGAGTCTACGACCCACTGATGAAAGCCCTTGCATTTGCAGTATTATGACCTGGATGGCCGATTGGCGGGACAAATCACACATGGTGCACAGTTAGTGATAGTTTTCTATCACCCAGCTAGCGTTGCGAGTTAACggttactatatatatatatatatatatatatatatatatatatatatatatacactaccggtcaaaagttttagaacaccccaatttttttattattttttatttttattttagcagttcaagtccaatgaatagcttgaaatgatacaaaggtaagtggtgaactgcctgaggttaaaaaaaaaagtaaggttacccgaaactgaaaaataatctaCATTTCAGAATtctacaaaaaggcctttttcagggaacaagaaatgggtaaacaacgtaaagctgttctgcagcaatggagattgatcaagctttgaaagttggtgctaccaattagCCTTTCGCCGAGCCccgccccccttagttactgttgctacgtccgACAAACAAATAGTCAAACACGACCAGCACGACAGATTGCCATGACGGGAAGAGGTATACGCGTGcgtgtcagtgaccttttttggagcAATACCTCCGCGATATCCTCCAGATTGAGGCAAAAGGGGTTACAGTACGCAGAGGAGGgatatattcaaaatatatgaATGACACAATGAAGGAGACACGACTGCTATCGAGGCTAATGCTTACCGGTCTCAAGCAAAATCTGAGAAACCCCATGACCTGTACCTCAAATGCTACatgaaagataaaaacaaaattatttaaagttgCTTGTTGGGGCACTATGTTcgactttgttgtaaactgacgaaaaaaaaacacaacagcagctaatgtagctagcgttagctaacatgttaactaatgttggctaaagctaaagggcTCGTTAAACTTAGCTTAGAGAGAAGGTTAACATTCTGGCAATGATATCCATGGTAATCATAACTTTGGTCCAATTTGTGTTCAGCTAACTAGCTACCGTGTTgtctagatctactaactagagagttagtagatctagacaacacggtaactagttagctgttagccttaGCTACCTTTGAGCAGACGTATGCTTCGTAATGTTCGACATAGTTAACTGGGAGTGGGGCCGTGCACACTGTTTTATCCACTGTAGGCACCGCTCACGTTGTGTTTTCGGCTTTGGGAATCGAAAGAACACAACTCCTCCAGACAATCTCTCGGGGTATCTAGTGTCCGATTTACAAACGCCGTGGGcgcaccatggatgtattaagagaacggggcgcaccgcttcaccatcttgcttggagtcaatgtttgtcggacctgctcacatagtaacggttgctatgatgtgtgattggacaatggCCGTTTGGGGGAGGGGCCGGTGAGAGgtcaattcccacaggtgttccaacttttCTAGATTAATTACAAAcacctctgtttgtataaaagtattgttggaacacactgtggtaccataccctcatgagcattatttgaacagtattgtactgcagaaagtagtgtgttgccatagaaattgcgggaaaaaggcaattaacaatggaagagagacagaccatcataacacttaagaatgttggtctttcctacagaaaaattgcgaagaaagtcaaagtgtcagtgagtacagtattcttcaccatcaaaaggcacttagaaactgggggaaactctgacaggaagaggtctggcagacccaaagccacaacagaatcagaagacaagtttctgagagtcagcagctcacaggacaacagcttcaagcacagcttaatagtggttgtaataagcaagtctcagtttcaactgtaaagagaagactttgagcagcaggtttgataggttgagttgcagcaagaaagccattgctaagacgtcagaataagaaaaagaggcttgcctgggccaagaaacactgccaatggactactgaagactggaagaaggtgctgtggactgatgaatcaaaatttgaaatcttcgggttcatcacgcaggatttttgtacgccgtcgagtaggcgaaaggatggttcctcagtgtgtgacatcaactgtcaaacatggaagaggaagcgtgatggtctggggctgttttgctggatccagggtcggtgatttgtacagagtgaaaccagagtgaaccaaaacggctaccacagcattttgcagcgccatgcagtaccctctggtatgcgcctagttggtcaggggttcatcctacagcaagataatgacccaaaacataagaccaagctatgccagaactaccttagcaaaaaagaacaagatggtaagcttaaaaacatggagtggccagcacagtcaccagacttaaaccccattgagctggtttgggatgaactggacagaaaagtaaaagcaaagcaacctacaagtggcatacatttatgggaacttctgcaacagagttgggaagaactttctgaagaatatttgatttccattgtagaaagaatgccacgagtgtgttcagctgttatatctgccaaagggggctactttgatgagtaaaaaatgtagaatacattttggtttataaattgattccatgatttcttttttatcttaaattgttcatttgttctattatttcatttcagagtacaataagacatttaactgcatgaatttcaataaaaacctggaaaaattggggtgttctaaaacttttgaccggaagagtatatatatatatatatatatatatatatatatatatatatatatatataaagagtgATAACTACAGacaatgaaacattaaaaacaagtgaaagtgaGATCCAAAAACACAATTACGGTTTATCACCTTAGAGAATGAAAAGGAAATCTTTGAGATTGTattgtacagacatgagagtggtattaatCTGCTCATCTCACTCTCATAAGCAAACCGagtatttcctaaaatgttaaactattatTAGTTTTTATAATTTAGAAAATGTTTAGTAAATAATAATGCACCTGTTGTTTCACTATCTATGTCATAGCTTCATCTTCCATCAGGCATGTCACCATCATCTCTATTCACCATATTTTGCCTTCATCACTGTGGTTTTTCCATTTTGGACAGCATCTGCAGCTCTGGCCCGGCTGCTCCCCCGAGACTCTGACATCCACCGGGGAAGAGGCCAGTGACTTGTGTGATTGATGACCCCCAGAATAGAAaggagagagatggacagaTTCCTTTTATCAGGATTGAGGTCTGACTAGATTAAAATGCAGTTGTACAACGCCTCCTCCCCCCTTTTTTGGCATCCCTGTTGGCCTCCTCAGCCTCCACACTCTATCCCAGTCAGTCACCTCACCTGACGGCTGGCAGTTTTTTCCTCAGCTTCCCCACTGACCTCTCATCCCACCTCCCCACTCAATTTGACATGGTGCGGACGTGGCCGATTGTGCGAGACTTTAACCAGTCACTTCCAAATTGACTTGAGGTGTTTTGTTATTTGGTTCTGCAGAGAAGTGTACCATACAAATCTCAGTGGAACGTTTCTAACACCATTTGCACAAAGCtggttggtaaaaaaaaaaaaaaaaaaaaaaaagagtatgaAATATGTTGGACCATAAATCACAAGTCACTCTCCGCAGCTAACCACAATCAACCCTTGAAAAAACATTCAGAGTGAAGAGGGGGAATTCTCCTTTTATCACTCACTAAGTACTGattaaaagaaaagagacaatCACTCTCATTCACTGGCGTGCAGCTGCCTTATTGTCAGATGGCAGAGTGGGAGATTTTTGTGGAGGTGCTGAAAAGATGCCTCAGTGAAAAGGACCTGCGTTTGTTTTTCAGATGGCTCTCTAATGGCTGGATGTGATTAACACAAATTATCTCACTTATCACAGCTCAACAGGCTCAGATAGTCTGCATTCTCTGCAACACTGCTTAACATGTATTTAATCAGACTCAGCAGTCAGTATCACATACACAAGGACAGCAATGACCAGATTTCTCTAGCAGAAATCCTCCATTTCTGGCTGTGTATCTCCTCTTTGCGACTTTAAGGGAATcattcttaaaataaatatataaaatgataGAGTcagttttgtgttttccatGTCCATTTCCAGTTTGTGCTTTGTTTGATATTATACTGATCCTCTGGGAAATCTCTCTGCTCTGCTCAATTTGCTCAACACAcaaaaaggagggggggggggggggagaaaacaCTGGATGAGtgatatttttttccctttttttcctctaacaaaattttttatttttcatgttttatgaaaATACAATTTCTAGGACCTCATGGTGCACAAAATGACACAATTCTAAGCAAATATATTGTCACATTATTACAAATCTCAATACTTTCTGGCTACTCTACCAAGTCTATTACATGGTTTTTAAAAGAACTCCTGGTTAGCCAAACtcatttgtataaaaaaaaaacaaagatgcacaacaataaaataatgacatcatcacacacaaaaaaaacatccatcccCAACAtcccccctctttttttccagGGAATAAAATAGCAATGTATACAGTTATCATAACACACATTTGGTGCCCTAGTGAGTATTTGTGGCAGTAGGACggtgtgtgtgggattgagtcaaaataaactacagggTGTGTTCGTGGTGATGAAGGAACATGCcagccagtgcaacagtgtggctcactgatgAGTTTTTACGGCACGGAGGAAGAAGCTAAATCAGGCATtgacacacacaatactttttGTTGACAGTAAGAAAAATAACTAATATTGCCTGTTTCATTCATTAAGACGaagatttaaaaacataataccATTTTGGTCAGCACCTGTGAGTTAGTTTTACAGTAGACCAGGCTAGGGATCAATTCTCTTCTGGTTACTGTATGAGGTACTAAATGAAAATCCCCCCCTTCTGTCTGTGAGaagatattacatttttatgatccAGTCATACTGAAGTGTACCTTGCAGAGCCATCTGTGGGTGAGCTGTCCAGGTTGCGTTTAGGCTGCTGCCGTCTCTCTGGCCAACCAGAATTTGACCTAGTGACCCGGCAGGCACCCAGGGGTCAGCCTGTCACAGACACACCAGACCAGAAGTCACTGTGGGGGCCTTTTTATCCAGATGAGGGTCATATTGTTATACGGAGGGCTGAGGGCTCTTCCGAGAGACATAAAACCGCCAGGGACAGTGGGAGTGACAAATAGACATGTTAAACCTGCAGGCTGATGTCACAGAAATGTAGAGCTAACTGAATACAAGTTTTATTTGAATAACATATCCCCCTAACGTATCTTCATTTGAATGTTATGGGTATGTCTTACTTATCTGTAACACAAGTCCTGTGTCATGCGCAGTATATGGTATTACACAGgaggcttttatttttgtttgaagAACCTGTTATAATTaaaggttgacatttttttttgaatGGGGGTATGTGTGGAGAGTCTCACATTTGAAAATCAAATATAAATATTGTTTTCGTATCTACgtatgtgtatatacatgtatattttgaaatgtgtaagGGCTTTGCGCACATGATATGCATGTGAATAGATAAACTCCTAAGATTGCAAACAAACAATATTATCTGTAATATTTGTGAAATGGCAATAAGGATGGGGGGGTGGGAGGCAGAGAGGGCAAGGGCATGTCTCCCCTTCTGTTTGCatgtattatttgtatatttatatgATTATGCCAACTTGcgataaatgaaatgaataaatggtaATGATAAGATTAACTTTTACGAGGTCAGTACATACAttcaaaaatataattaaaatcttaAACATGCTCTGTCAGactaaaaatatttaatttcaacAAAATGAGAAATAAGTTCTCATGAAAAAGACATGAAATTCTCTCGCAGATTTCTCTCTCTGAATTgtatcattattaattaataaatataaaaaaaacagttactgTTATGAATGGTAAGAAGCtgaagtttctgaaataaagGAGCTGGTTCAAAAGAATAagtaaaaaacactaaaaattATGCTCCATTTATTTGTTTCCCATATTAAGTACTTGACATTTTCTGATACTACAGACACAGTTATTATTAAAAGTACTGAGATTCCATAAAATAAGCGACACGTTAAGGGACCTAAATGCAGTTACTTGTATGTAAATTATGGTGACTCTGACCTAAATGTGATGAAAATGCACACAACCCAATCCATAATCTGATTTACATACTAAGACACTATTTCTGCAGGTTCATGTTTCTATAATAAGCAGAATAtttggatgatgatgatgatgatgatgatgatgatgaataagAAATATCAGAGGTGGTGGTGCTGTTAGTAGGGAGTAAGGGGGTGTGTGTTTGGGGCAGCATAAATTGTGTTAGCTACTTCATTGAAAGACAATGGAGGACAAGATGTTGTGTGTAGTGTCACCCACGTGCTTCTGCACCACTATTGTCTGCTCTCCTTCCCTGGGAGAGGGGAGATGGAGGggtgaaaggaggaggaggagaatgtgggaggaggagggttagTTGActgctctgtgtgtatgtgcatgtgcatgtgtgcgagCGGGGAGAAGCACAGACGGCTCGTGGTAATTTGATGTGTGTCCCTGGGGATGTTTGATGGATTAATGCTAAGCAGCTCCCTCTTCCAAAGCACCACCTGATCTTTGGGGCTTGTGCCCCACATATAAAAGGCTGCAGTAGTGCTGAGCTCAGCTAGTCcagcagtctctctctctctctctctctctctctctctctcctctctctctctctctctgcctctgtttcTGTCTTCCTCTCCATCCTCCCTGTCCTCTGATTTCTGTCTCTGCTGCTTTCACTacattctctttctctttccctctggctttaaaccttttttttcttcaattcaCCTGCTGTTTGGCCTGTTCAAGAAGGCTGCCTGGAAACTCAGTATATTtctgctcttttctttttttttatcaccagCCTGTTCACATTTTTCTATGAGGCTCTagcatcagttttttttttaatcacagaaaGAAGATGCCACGTTCCTTTTTGGTGAAGCAGCCGAAGGTTCACGATTTCTCATCTTCTAACTACtaccatcagcagcagcagaactgGGACGACTCTTACACTGTGACACATGCCATCACAGAGTCGGCGACCAACTTGGCGGTGCGTTTGAGTGAAAATGGTAAGTTTTTCTCTGAGTTGTGTTTTCAACTTTttgtgtatttctttatttgGAGATGATCCATATGGTCTGTCGCacaaaaatggagaaaacaaaTCTCAAATAGCAGACAGAGATTCATGCAACGGTGTTTATGTTGTTGTCTTTGCTATCTAATCGCTCTTGAAAATCCCAAAACAACCCACAGGCATCGCTCGCCCCCCTTCCGTATGCCTCAGGACTTTTGTTTTCCAACTCTGCGGATGCTAAATAGTATTCAGGTCACGCTGGCTCAATCTGCTTAATACTCAAACCAGATCACACAGCAGCCTTTGGCTTTAATACTATTGTGTACATGAATGATGAGATATACGCATACATGCGCATTAGGCACAAAATCTGATGCAAGCCTTTGTCAGGTCCAActagaaagaaggaaaaaataCTGGGGAGAAAGCAGATAGCCACATGGGACTGTGTTGTCCTTAGATGGTGCAGTTGCCCTTGAGTCTCTCCTCTCATCATCCACCCCCCCTCgttcatctctccatctctctccatctgATCCTGCAGGATGTTAGATAGCCACAGGGAGTAGGATTGCAGCAACACAATCCATATGTGGAGCAGGGAGAGGTGATGGAACAGGGTTTTTAGAAGATGGGTATTGACTGGAAAATAGAGAGTGCTGCAGGTAattcaatagaaaaaaaaaaggggaataaaaaaaaaaccaaacaaacaataaaaatatgttgtgtgtgtgtgtgtgtgtgtgtgtgtgtgtgtgggggggggcaaaaaaaacaaagagtgtGCTTTTTAAAAgtggttgttaaaaaaaaaatattttttacagtccGCCCCCCTCCCACTCCCCCCTTCACCAGCCTCACAGATCTTGTATTCAAGTTGAATCATTTGTCCCCCAGATTTAGGATGCCAGCTGTCTGCTTCCCTTTGTgttcccgtgtgtgtgtgtgtgtgtgtgtgttgggggaagTGGGCTCAATATACCATTGACTGCTGTCAAGATCAGACCCCCGTGCCCCAAAGCCCTCCCTTCCCTCTTTACCAAATCGCAGCCCCCACCTGTCACTCAATCTCCCCCCTACCATACTCATGAACACTCTCAAAAACACCACAGATGGGGAATGATCTGATTAAAATGATTTAGTGATTGAGGGGATTTCACTGCTGAGACGCTCTGTTTTGATCACCCCCCGCTCCTCTCACAGATTTAAATGTGCTGCTGTTGCGAGGCAGCGACAGGTGGATCGATCAGCAGCCAAACTATTGCTCTACTGACTGTTTTGTCAATGTCAGCACATTGTGTATAACTCGTATTCAGCCACAATGTGCCTTTCACCCCAATGATAGCACTTGTTGGAGCCAGTAAAGGTAGGCTATTGATTGGGGCAGAACTGTGCACCACTCATTAATATTTCATTCCCAAAGCTTGCTGAACCTTGCACTTACAAATAGCTTCCTGTATAGGTTTCCTATTGATTAGAGGTTTGGGTAAGAGGGCACTTTTCATCAGAGGTTATTGAGATTATGAAGGTATATATtccaataaaacattttttttatcctaTTATTAATTGTCTTTTTCCTTTCCCAGGCTACATCCACGATTACATCATCCCCTCAGTGTTGCAGACCACAAAGGAGCCAGGTCATGAGCAGGACGGGCTCTCCTCAATGCCCCTGTACTCCCCAGGTGGCAGTGGCGGGGAAGAGTTCTCCGACCATGACATGGAGCATCCGGACAGTCCCGTTTCTAGTGGCACAGTCGAGTCAGACAGTAGCAGCCCTGAGTTGGAGGCGTGCGACATCAACACCTTCCTCATCTCTGACGGCCGCTCCCGCCATAGGCCGAACAAGAGGTGTCCACGCAAAGGAGGCAGCCAATCGGACAGCAGTGAGGGTATCGGCTCGGCAGACTGCAGCCCCACCAAAGGGAAATCCAAAGGGCGCCACATGTGCGGCGAGTGTGGCAAGTCTTACGCCACGTCTTCCAATCTgagcagacacaaacagacgcaCCGCAGTCTGGACAGCCAACAGGCAAGGAAGTGTCCCACCTGCCACAAGGTGTACGTGTCCATGCCAGCACTGGCCATGCACATGCTGACCCATGACCTGAAGCACGAGTGCACGGTGTGCGGCAAAGCCTTCAGTCGACCCTGGCTCCTGCAGGGCCACATGAGGTCCCACACTGGGGAGAAACCGTTCGCCTGTGCCCACTGTGGCAAAGCCTTCGCCGACCGCTCCAACTTGCGCGCCCACATGCAGACGCACTCGGCCTTCAAGCACTACTCCTGCAAACGCTGCCACAAAAGCTTTGCACTCAAGTCATACCTGAACAAGCACTACGAGTCGGCCTGCTTCAAAGGGCACCAACCAGAGGACGACAGCAGCTCTGAGGACTGATTGggatatatttatctttttcatttctatttctataCTTTGTAATAGTTCCTACAACAAAGTGAAAAGAAGCTTGCCACTTCTCAGGCTTGTCACATGCATGCATCATAATCCTGCCTTTTGATATAAGCAATAACCTCACTTGAAATTATTCAGGAATTATGTATGAAATTCATAAAAATCTCAGTGTTGATCACAAATATACaatatttatattgttttttatcaATTGAATTGCAATAATTTAGTATTATTTTATATGACACATTTTACCTCACACATAtcttatttgttaaaaaaattatttgtgtatttattaatttattttaactatttatttgcccattttgaagattatttatttattattggttGATGTATTTGTGAATTTAACATGGATTTATTAGAAGCCATGTATTGGATTTGTTGAAAACAAAAGCCAATATATATTCTGACACTATTTCTCTGTCTGATCAATTTGGTGATGACAATAAAActgatgaaaataaataattactaAAGCGCCCTCCCTCATGCCTGGATAC
Encoded proteins:
- the LOC120556883 gene encoding transcriptional repressor scratch 1-like; its protein translation is MPRSFLVKQPKVHDFSSSNYYHQQQQNWDDSYTVTHAITESATNLAVRLSENGYIHDYIIPSVLQTTKEPGHEQDGLSSMPLYSPGGSGGEEFSDHDMEHPDSPVSSGTVESDSSSPELEACDINTFLISDGRSRHRPNKRCPRKGGSQSDSSEGIGSADCSPTKGKSKGRHMCGECGKSYATSSNLSRHKQTHRSLDSQQARKCPTCHKVYVSMPALAMHMLTHDLKHECTVCGKAFSRPWLLQGHMRSHTGEKPFACAHCGKAFADRSNLRAHMQTHSAFKHYSCKRCHKSFALKSYLNKHYESACFKGHQPEDDSSSED